A stretch of the Bordetella genomosp. 8 genome encodes the following:
- a CDS encoding threonine ammonia-lyase: MELTALPATIEHEMLGTLRVPGHEDVLAAAERIRPYVRHTPLLRSPKLDELAGAPVWLKLENLQVTGSFKARGAFNALLNLDSAQRARGVVAYSTGNHGQAVAWAARTLGMPATIVMPVDAPANKVEKARRHGARVVQYDRERESRETIGMRLLEETGATLVPPGDHPDVLAAQGTLALEALHDLPPEALKNLGLFATPCGGGGMAAGCALALQALAPQARLVAAEPAGYDDTVRSLASGKREPNAPGAKTLCDALMAAIPAELPYAINGRRLDAAVAVTDEQVIDAIRFALEELRLVVEPGGAVALAALLAGHISTQGRDALIVLSGGNIDLPLLAHIAQEAI; this comes from the coding sequence ATGGAACTGACCGCCCTTCCCGCCACCATCGAACACGAAATGCTCGGCACCCTGCGTGTGCCCGGCCACGAGGACGTGCTGGCCGCCGCCGAACGCATCCGGCCATATGTACGCCATACGCCGCTGCTGCGTTCGCCCAAGCTCGACGAGCTGGCTGGCGCGCCAGTCTGGCTGAAGCTGGAAAACCTGCAGGTGACCGGGTCCTTCAAGGCCCGCGGCGCCTTCAACGCCCTGCTCAATCTGGACTCCGCACAACGCGCCCGCGGCGTCGTCGCCTATTCGACCGGCAATCATGGCCAGGCCGTCGCGTGGGCCGCGCGTACGCTTGGCATGCCGGCCACCATCGTCATGCCGGTGGATGCGCCGGCCAACAAGGTCGAGAAGGCTCGCCGCCACGGCGCGCGGGTCGTGCAGTACGACCGCGAGCGCGAAAGCCGGGAAACCATAGGCATGCGCCTGCTGGAAGAGACGGGCGCCACGCTGGTGCCGCCGGGCGATCATCCCGACGTGCTGGCCGCCCAAGGGACGCTGGCGCTGGAGGCCTTGCACGATCTGCCGCCGGAAGCGTTGAAGAACCTCGGCCTGTTCGCCACGCCTTGCGGCGGCGGCGGGATGGCCGCCGGCTGCGCGCTGGCCTTGCAGGCCCTGGCGCCACAAGCCCGCCTGGTAGCCGCCGAACCAGCCGGCTACGACGATACCGTGCGCTCGCTGGCCAGCGGCAAGCGCGAGCCGAACGCGCCGGGCGCGAAGACGCTGTGCGATGCGCTGATGGCCGCCATACCGGCCGAACTGCCCTACGCCATCAACGGCCGCCGCCTGGACGCCGCCGTGGCCGTGACCGACGAACAGGTCATCGATGCCATCCGGTTCGCGCTGGAAGAACTGCGCCTGGTGGTCGAGCCGGGCGGCGCGGTCGCCTTGGCCGCCTTGCTGGCCGGCCACATATCCACCCAAGGCAGGGACGCGCTCATCGTCCTGTCGGGCGGCAACATCGACCTGCCGCTGTTGGCGCACATCGCGCAGGAGGCCATTTGA
- a CDS encoding LysR family transcriptional regulator has protein sequence MAGQARPGAALSLRQIEVFHAVMLTGSLSEAGRMLFVTQPAVSRILASAENRLRYPLFVRVKGRLQPTPEARRLFTECERIFDHVGRFNALATGLGAGGTGTLSLVSSPSFSEWLIPRTIQRFREKYPGTTIRYRPLAFDMLLPHILLGHADFGIASMSPPANASVAAEEIGEGWLGCAIPHGHPLASRMRIRAEDLRGHLLIGYEAETPFGRLAARFMNSGESPLQPDIEIRATPEALALVRQGVGVALIESFGYHPDFQRDFVLRPTDPVLPHKIQLLHAANSPLSTTARRFATALRQVIKEAPTATP, from the coding sequence ATGGCTGGACAAGCTCGCCCCGGTGCCGCGCTGAGCCTGCGGCAGATCGAGGTCTTTCACGCGGTGATGCTGACCGGCTCGCTGAGCGAGGCCGGCCGCATGCTGTTCGTCACGCAGCCGGCCGTCAGCCGCATCCTGGCGTCCGCCGAGAACCGCTTGCGGTATCCCTTATTCGTGCGGGTCAAAGGGCGCTTGCAACCCACGCCGGAGGCGCGCCGCCTTTTCACGGAATGCGAGCGCATCTTCGACCACGTTGGGCGTTTCAACGCCCTGGCCACGGGCCTGGGTGCGGGCGGCACGGGCACGCTGAGCCTGGTAAGCAGCCCCAGCTTCAGCGAGTGGCTGATTCCCCGCACCATTCAACGCTTTCGGGAGAAGTATCCCGGCACGACGATACGCTACCGGCCGCTGGCCTTCGATATGCTGTTGCCGCATATCCTTCTGGGCCATGCGGATTTCGGCATCGCATCCATGTCGCCGCCCGCCAATGCCAGCGTCGCCGCGGAAGAGATAGGCGAAGGCTGGCTGGGCTGCGCGATCCCGCATGGCCATCCGCTGGCGTCCCGCATGCGTATCCGCGCCGAGGATCTGCGTGGGCATCTATTGATCGGCTACGAGGCCGAGACGCCTTTCGGCCGCCTGGCCGCGCGTTTCATGAATTCGGGCGAGAGTCCTTTGCAGCCCGACATCGAAATCCGCGCCACGCCCGAGGCCCTGGCGCTGGTCCGGCAAGGCGTGGGCGTCGCGTTGATCGAGTCCTTCGGATATCACCCCGACTTCCAGCGAGACTTCGTATTGCGTCCCACGGATCCCGTGCTGCCGCACAAGATACAGCTGCTTCATGCGGCGAACAGTCCACTGTCGACGACGGCCCGCCGCTTCGCAACGGCCCTGCGGCAGGTCATCAAGGAAGCGCCGACAGCGACGCCCTGA
- a CDS encoding N-carbamoyl-D-amino-acid hydrolase, translated as MSRTVTVAAAQLGPIQKSEGREVAVGRMLRLLERAHQRGAEVVVFPELALTTFFPRWYTENLDDADHWYEQSLPSPATQPLFDAIRRYGLTIYLGYAEIAHEADEQGVVRKRRFNTSVIIAPNGEVILKYRKVHLPGHAEFATHRKVQHLEKRYFEVGNLGFPVVRAPVGRAGLDVNLGMLICNDRRWPEAWRVLGLQQVELVLLGYNTPAVNQDNRGFEAHHLRVLHSQLAIQSGCYQNACFGVAVAKAGKEDGFELFGHSIIVNPQGEIIAMATTWDDELIVADCNLDMCELGRTTIFNFEKHRRPEAYGRIVEQVGSSAPPVWKPSKS; from the coding sequence ATGTCCCGCACCGTCACGGTCGCTGCCGCCCAATTGGGTCCCATCCAGAAATCGGAAGGCCGCGAGGTCGCCGTAGGCCGCATGTTGCGCCTGCTGGAACGCGCCCATCAGCGTGGCGCCGAAGTCGTCGTGTTCCCCGAACTGGCGCTGACGACTTTCTTCCCGCGCTGGTACACGGAGAATCTCGACGACGCCGACCACTGGTACGAACAGAGCCTGCCGTCGCCGGCCACCCAGCCGCTGTTCGATGCGATCCGCCGCTACGGACTGACGATCTACCTGGGCTATGCCGAAATCGCGCATGAAGCGGACGAACAGGGCGTGGTGCGCAAGCGTCGGTTCAACACCTCGGTCATCATCGCGCCCAACGGCGAGGTCATCCTCAAGTACCGCAAGGTCCATCTGCCCGGCCATGCCGAATTCGCCACGCACCGCAAGGTGCAGCATCTGGAAAAGCGGTACTTCGAAGTGGGCAACCTGGGCTTTCCCGTCGTGCGCGCCCCGGTCGGAAGGGCCGGCCTGGACGTCAACCTGGGCATGCTGATCTGCAACGACCGCCGCTGGCCGGAAGCGTGGCGCGTGCTGGGCCTGCAGCAGGTCGAACTGGTCCTGCTGGGCTACAACACGCCGGCCGTGAACCAGGACAATCGCGGCTTCGAGGCGCACCACCTGCGCGTGCTGCATTCGCAGCTCGCCATACAGTCCGGCTGCTACCAGAACGCCTGCTTCGGCGTGGCGGTGGCCAAGGCGGGCAAGGAAGACGGCTTCGAACTCTTCGGCCATTCCATCATCGTCAACCCGCAAGGCGAGATCATCGCCATGGCCACGACCTGGGACGACGAACTGATCGTCGCGGACTGCAATCTGGATATGTGCGAACTGGGACGCACCACGATCTTCAACTTCGAGAAGCATCGCCGGCCGGAGGCCTATGGCCGCATCGTTGAACAGGTCGGCAGCAGCGCGCCACCCGTCTGGAAACCCAGCAAGTCCTGA